The following are encoded in a window of Salinibacter ruber DSM 13855 genomic DNA:
- a CDS encoding response regulator transcription factor yields MSDAPHLLLVEDEPDVASFVQQGLNEEGYEVSWVEAGRRGLDYARQGGIDLVLLDIRLPDLSGLEVCERLRLHRPELPILMLTALDAVEDRVRGLRAGADDYLPKPFAFDELLARIEALLRRVDRPSEPGRVEDGPLVLDPAARTCTFDGEEVDLTPTEFDLLAFLMARHGQALSRDTIHQEVWGHDFDRGTNLIDVYVNYVRRKLDEVGCEAPIETVRGIGYRYTACSEADASADDRSSPTDSASS; encoded by the coding sequence ATGAGTGACGCCCCCCATCTTTTGCTTGTCGAGGACGAGCCCGACGTCGCCTCGTTCGTGCAGCAGGGGCTCAACGAAGAGGGGTACGAGGTGAGCTGGGTCGAGGCCGGCCGGCGTGGGCTCGACTACGCCCGGCAGGGCGGCATCGACCTCGTGCTGCTGGACATCCGTCTCCCCGATCTGTCCGGGCTGGAGGTGTGCGAGCGCCTGCGCCTGCACCGCCCCGAGCTGCCGATCCTGATGCTCACCGCCCTCGACGCCGTGGAGGACCGGGTGCGGGGCCTCCGGGCCGGGGCGGACGACTACCTCCCCAAGCCGTTTGCCTTCGACGAGCTTCTGGCGCGCATCGAGGCCCTCCTGCGCCGCGTGGACCGGCCCTCGGAGCCGGGGCGGGTGGAGGACGGGCCGCTCGTGCTCGACCCGGCGGCCCGCACCTGCACCTTCGACGGCGAAGAAGTCGACCTTACGCCCACCGAGTTCGACCTGTTGGCCTTCCTCATGGCCCGCCACGGCCAGGCGTTGAGCCGCGACACGATCCACCAGGAGGTGTGGGGGCATGATTTCGATCGCGGGACGAACCTGATCGACGTGTACGTGAACTACGTCCGCCGCAAGCTCGACGAGGTTGGCTGCGAGGCGCCCATTGAAACCGTACGGGGCATCGGCTACCGGTACACCGCCTGCTCAGAGGCAGACGCCTCCGCCGACGACCGCTCCTCCCCCACCGATTCCGCGAGCTCGTGA
- a CDS encoding high-potential iron-sulfur protein, translating into MSRRQFLRSLGLAGAVGASGTLLVACGGGSDGSGSGADGTDSESATASADCSDLSRLSDAQKQRRKQQVNALNYVKASPKPNKNCANCQLYQQEKYGSGCGGCQLFPGPVAGEGYCSSWAKQS; encoded by the coding sequence GTGTCCCGACGACAATTTCTTCGCTCGCTCGGCCTCGCCGGGGCCGTGGGCGCGAGTGGCACGCTCCTGGTGGCCTGCGGGGGCGGCTCCGACGGCTCCGGAAGTGGGGCCGACGGCACCGACAGCGAAAGCGCGACCGCGTCGGCGGACTGCTCCGACCTGTCGCGCCTCTCGGACGCCCAAAAACAGCGGCGCAAGCAGCAGGTGAATGCCCTGAACTACGTGAAAGCCTCCCCCAAACCAAACAAGAACTGCGCGAACTGCCAGCTCTACCAGCAGGAGAAGTATGGCTCGGGCTGTGGCGGATGCCAGCTCTTTCCCGGCCCCGTGGCGGGAGAAGGGTACTGCAGCTCCTGGGCCAAACAGAGCTAG